The following DNA comes from Janthinobacterium sp. TB1-E2.
GATGCGGCCTTGCTGGGCAAGGTGCGCACGGCCTGGCAGCCTTCGAAACAGCTCGGCAAGGAGATGAGCGCGCTCGGCGATCAAATGGGCGCGCATGGCAAGGCCATGGGTGAAATGGGCCGCAAGATGGGCGCCCGCAGCCTGGAAAAAGGCAGTGCGCGCGAGTCGGAACAGCTGCGCGCGCTGGGCCGCCAGCAGCAGGAGCTGGGCCGCAAGCTCGGTGACGCCTCGCGCCGCCAGGCGCTGGCGACGAGCGACACGGCGCGCCGCGCGGCCGAGCGCGACGTGGAACGCCTGCAGCAGCAGATGGAAGATGCGCAGGAAGAGATGGAAGAGATCAACGACCGCATCGCCGACGTGCACGAGCGCGAGGCCGAGAAAGCGGAGCAGATGTCGCGCCAGATGGAGCAGCGCAGCAAGCCGATGGAAGCGCTGGGCAAGCAAATGGGCGACCTGGGCCGCCAGCAGGAAAAAGTCGTCAAGATCGCCGACAAGACCACGCGCCAGGTGATCGCCCAGGCGCTCAGCGAAGGCAAGGCGAAGCTGGTGCGCTAGCCTCTATGCCAGGTGGCGGCCACGGCGCGGTATTGCGCCGGCAACTGCTCTCTGGCCTCATTCTCGCTGGCATACACGTCATCCTGCACCGTTTCCCACTGCGCATCGCAGCTGAAACGGTAGACGCGCGCTTCGTCTGCGTAGCGGCACACGGCCAGGCCGTGGATGGCGGTGGGGGCGCCACCATGCTCGTTGGTGACATGGCCGAAGGGCTGGTCGGACCAGGCCCAGGCCAGTACGCGGGCGCCGTCGAGGTGGGTGGGTGGTGTCATGGTATACAGGCTGCGGTGTCGAGATGGCGATTGTAGCGCGCGTGGGTAAAATGCCGCGACCGCTGGACAAATGCACAGTATTTTTAGCCATGCCGGTATAATCATGGGATGCAAAATCTTCTTCACAACCTCAATCCCGAACAATTGGCTGCCGTCACCTTGCCGGCGCAGCATGCGCTGATCCTGGCAGGCGCCGGTTCAGGCAAGACCCGCGTGCTGACCACCCGCATCGCGTGGCTGATCCAGACCCAGCAGGTATCGCCGCCCGGCATCCTGGCCGTGACGTTTACCAATAAAGCCGCCAAGGAAATGCTCACGCGCCTGTCGGCCATGCTGCCGATCAACACGCGCGGCATGTGGATCGGCACCTTCCACGGTCTGTGCAACCGCTTGCTGCGCACGCACTACCGCGACGCGGCCTTGCCGCAAACGTTCCAGATCCTCGACTCGCAGGATCAATTGTCGGTGATCAAGCGCTTGTTGAAGGCAAACAACATCGATGATGAAAAATTCCCGCCGAAGACGGTGATGTATTTCATCAACAACGCCAAGGACCAGGGCTTGCGCGCCACGGACGTGGAAGCGTATGACGCGCACGAGCGCAAGATGGTCGAGCTGTACCAGTTGTACGACGACCAGTGCCAGCGCGAAGGCGTCGTCGATTTTGCGGAATTGCTGCTGCGCACGTACGAATTGCTGAGCCGCAATCAACCGCTGCGTGAACATTACCAGGCCCGTTTCCGCCATATTCTGGTGGACGAGTTCCAGGATACGAACAACTTGCAATACAACTGGCTCAAATTGCTGGCCGGCCACGGCAGCCGCGATGGCGGCGCCCTGTTTGCCGTCGGCGACGATGACCAGAGCATCTACGCGTTCCGCGGCGCCAACGTGGGCAATATGAGCGCCTTCGAGCACGAGTTCCAGGTCAAGAACTTGATCAAGCTCGAGCAGAATTACCGCTCGCACGGCCACATCCTCGACAGCGCCAACGTGCTGATCGCGAACAACAGCAAGCGCCTGGGCAAGAATCTGCGCACGGACGCGGGCCATGGCGAGCAGGTGCGCGTGTATGAAGCCAGTTCCGACTTGCAGGAAGCGCAGTGGATCATCGAGGAGGCGAAAAGCCTGATCGCCGATGGCGCTTCGCGCAGCGAAATCGCGATCTTGTACCGCTCGAACGCGCAGTCGCGCGTGATCGAACACGCGCTGTTTTCGGCCGCGATTCCGTATCACGTGTATGGCGGTCAGCGCTACTTCCAGCGCGCCGAGGTCAAGCACGCGATTGCCTATTTGCAGTTGATGGACAATCCGCACAACGATTCGGCCTTCTTGCGCGTGGTCAATTTCCCTACGCGCGGCATCGGCATGCGCTCGATCGAGCAATTGCAGGCCGCCTCGGAACAG
Coding sequences within:
- a CDS encoding UvrD-helicase domain-containing protein, with translation MQNLLHNLNPEQLAAVTLPAQHALILAGAGSGKTRVLTTRIAWLIQTQQVSPPGILAVTFTNKAAKEMLTRLSAMLPINTRGMWIGTFHGLCNRLLRTHYRDAALPQTFQILDSQDQLSVIKRLLKANNIDDEKFPPKTVMYFINNAKDQGLRATDVEAYDAHERKMVELYQLYDDQCQREGVVDFAELLLRTYELLSRNQPLREHYQARFRHILVDEFQDTNNLQYNWLKLLAGHGSRDGGALFAVGDDDQSIYAFRGANVGNMSAFEHEFQVKNLIKLEQNYRSHGHILDSANVLIANNSKRLGKNLRTDAGHGEQVRVYEASSDLQEAQWIIEEAKSLIADGASRSEIAILYRSNAQSRVIEHALFSAAIPYHVYGGQRYFQRAEVKHAIAYLQLMDNPHNDSAFLRVVNFPTRGIGMRSIEQLQAASEQYGISLYASVPYVAGKAGSVLAGFVKLIEGVRFETQQLSLPEMVRVVLEASTLLQHYQNEKEGADRIENLEQMVSAASQFISEEGFGQGAPAHLGPAAQAQSGAPVVNQDGIEILDADAPLPAVMSPLSAFLSHASLEAGDNQAQAGQDALQMMTVHSAKGLEFDNVFITGLEEGLFPHESSSKEDNGVEEERRLMYVAITRARKRLYMSFSQTRMLHGQTRYNMKSRFFDELPEESLKWLSPKVQANWFGNRKSAWDEAPRVVSLGSDNAIAQKIAQKATGGGWRIGESVAHAKFGEGVIVNIEGGGGNARAQINFGQHGMKVLDLGIAKLERL